From the genome of Primulina eburnea isolate SZY01 chromosome 12, ASM2296580v1, whole genome shotgun sequence, one region includes:
- the LOC140806651 gene encoding uncharacterized protein — MTKKVKLIQSSMRAAQDRQAKYANIRRRPLIFEKGDRVFLKISPFRGTIRFGNKGKLSPRFIGPYEILERVGDLAYRLALPHALSGVHDVFHVPMLRKYHPDPSHVLPPDEVELDQNLCYIERPIQILGRKDKQLRNKFIPLVKVPWNRHGVKEATWELEDKMRHKYPELFK, encoded by the coding sequence CGAGCTGCTCAGGATAGGCAGGCTAAGTATGCAAACATCAGGAGAAGACCGTTGATTTttgagaaaggtgacagagtttttctgaaaatatctCCTTTTCGTGGTACAATTAGATTTGGAAACAAGGGTAAATTATCACCGAGATTCataggtccgtatgagattttggaacgtgttggtgatttggcttacagaTTAGCTCTTCCTCATGCGTTATCAGGtgttcatgatgtttttcatgtgcccatgttgaggaaatatcatCCAGATCCTTCTCATGTACTTCCACCTGATGAAGTTGAGTTAGATCAGAATTTGTGCTACATTGAGAGACCAATTCAAATTCTAGGTAGAAAAGATAAGCAACTCAGAAATAAATTCATACCGTTGGTTAAAGTACCGTGGAATAGACATGGTGTCAAAGAGGCAACTTGGGAATTAGAAGATAAAATGAGACATAAATATCCAGAGTTATTCAAATGA
- the LOC140807712 gene encoding glucose-6-phosphate 1-dehydrogenase, chloroplastic-like: protein MAALPSSNRCCSSSSAYSNFSSIGGSLQRLRNIPYSSVSPKKLGSKSVCLPGNCNNFPNVILMQDGALAAAMSAIENEAPLRKLKEGLFSVTPPEEQKKPIDLNVHGNKSTVSITVVGASGDLAKKKIFPALFALYYEDCLPEHFTIFGYARSKMTDAELRNMISKTLTCRIDKRENCGEKMEQFLKRCFYHSGQYDSQENFVELDKKLSEHEAGRGSNRLFYLSIPPNIFVDAARCASISASGASGWTRIIVEKPFGRDSESSAALTKSLKQYLNEDQIFRIDHYLGKELVENLSVLRFSNLIFEPLWSRQYIRNVQLIFSEDFGTEGRGGYFDHYGIIRDIMQNHLLQIVALFAMETPVSLDAEDIRNEKVKVLRSMRTLRVDDVVIGQYKSHTKGSVSYPGYRDDKTVPKDSLTPTFAAAALFIDNARWDGVPFLMKAGKALHNRRAEIRVQFRHVPGNLYNRNFGSDLDMATNEFVIRVQPDEAIYLKINNKVPGLGMRLDRSHLNLLYKARYVKEIPDAYERLLLDAIEGERRLFIRSDELDAAWSIFTPVLKELEEKKIIPEYYPYGSRGPVGAHYLAARYNVKWGDLGLDD from the exons ATGGCCGCATTGCCTTCATCAAATCGATGCTGTTCTTCATCGTCGGCTTATTCCAATTTTTCATCAATTGGGGGGTCTCTTCAACGTCTCAGAAACATTCCATATTCCTCGGTTTCTCCAAAAAAATTGGGCTCAAAGAGCGTTTGTTTGCCGGGCAACTGCAACAATTTTCCCAATGTGATTCTCATGCAAGATG GTGCTTTGGCTGCTGCAATGTCCGCAATTGAAAACGAAGCTCCGCTCAGGAAATTGAAAGAAGGGTTGTTCTCAGTTACTCCTCCAGAAGAACAGAAAAAGCCTATTGATTTGAATGTACATGGCAATAAATCGACTGTCAGTATTACTGTTGTTGGAGCCTCTGGGGACCTTGCCAAAAAGAAGATATTTCCTGCTTTATTTGCACTTTACTATGAGGATTGCCTCCCTGAG CATTTCACTATCTTTGGTTATGCCCGTAGTAAGATGACGGATGCCGAATTAAGGAATATGATCAGCAAGACTCTTACTTGCAGAATCGACAAGAG GGAAAATTGTGGTGAAaagatggagcagttcttaaaAAGATGTTTCTACCACTCAGGTCAATATGATTCTCAAGAAAATTTTGTGGAACTTGATAAAAAACTCAGTGAACACGAG GCTGGCAGGGGTTCAAACCGGCTGTTCTACTTATCGATTCCACCTAACATATTTGTTGATGCCGCAAGATGTGCCAGTATCTCCGCTTCTGGTGCCAGTGGGTGGACTAGGATTATTGTTGAGAAACCCTTCGGCCGCGATTCTGAATCCTCAGCTGCTTTGACTAAATCTCTCAAACAATACTTGAACGAGGATCAAATTTTCAG GATAGATCACTATCTTGGAAAGGAGCTAGTTGAAAATCTCTCTGTTCTTCGCTTCTCAAACCTCATCTTTGAACCGTTATGGTCAAGACAGTATATAAGGAATGTTCAATTGATTTTTTCCGAGGACTTCGGCACTGAAGGAAGGGGAGG TTATTTTGACCACTATGGAATAATAAGAGACATAATGCAAAACCATCTTCTCCAAATAGTTGCGCTCTTTGCCATGGAAACGCCTGTCAGTTTGGATGCAGAAGATATCAGGAATGAGAAG GTTAAGGTGTTGCGTTCCATGAGAACATTACGAGTTGATGATGTGGTCATAGGACAGTACAAGAGTCACACAAAAGGAAGTGTCTCTTACCCAGGATACAGAGATGATAAAACGGTACCCAAAGATAGCTTGACACCAACTTTCGCTGCGGCTGCACTTTTCATAGATAATGCAAGATGGGACGGTGTGCCTTTTCTGATGAAAGCTGGAAAAGCCTTACATAATAGAAG gGCTGAGATAAGGGTGCAGTTTAGACATGTTCCTGGTAATTTATACAATCGGAACTTTGGAAGTGATCTGGATATGGCGACAAATGAGTTTGTAATCCGTGTTCAGCCTGATGAAGCTATTTATCTGAAGATTAATAATAAAGTTCCAGGATTGGGAATGAGATTGGACCGAAGTCATCTGAATCTTCTATATAAGGCTAG ATACGTGAAAGAGATACCCGATGCATATGAGAGGCTTCTTCTTGATGCCATTGAAGGGGAAAGGAGACTCTTCATCCGGAGCGACGAATTGGACGCTGCCTGGTCAATCTTCACACCTGTGTTAAAGGAGCTTGAAGAAAAGAAGATAATTCCTGAGTACTATCCATATGGAAGCCGAGGTCCAGTTGGGGCTCATTACCTTGCGGCTAGATACAATGTCAAATGGGGTGATCTTGGCCTTGATGACTAA